A single genomic interval of Fibrobacter sp. UWR4 harbors:
- the nuoK gene encoding NADH-quinone oxidoreductase subunit NuoK → MELQAMYIQILALVLFTIGLVVAIARRNIFFVLMGVELALNAVNLSMVGFAKTLPAELSAAGQIVPLFTIAVAAAEACVGLALVILIFRNRESVDSDSFTNMKG, encoded by the coding sequence ATGGAACTCCAAGCTATGTACATTCAGATCCTCGCCCTGGTGCTTTTCACCATCGGCCTGGTTGTTGCAATTGCCCGCCGTAACATCTTCTTCGTGCTGATGGGTGTTGAACTCGCCCTTAACGCCGTGAACCTGTCCATGGTTGGCTTTGCAAAGACTCTGCCTGCTGAATTGAGTGCCGCAGGTCAGATCGTTCCGCTGTTCACTATCGCTGTGGCTGCCGCAGAAGCTTGCGTTGGCCTTGCTCTGGTGATCCTGATTTTCCGTAACCGTGAAAGTGTTGACTCTGACTCTTTCACTAACATGAAGGGGTAA
- a CDS encoding NADH-quinone oxidoreductase subunit J — MLALIYFIVLAVIAVGSAICVLLAKHPLYGALSLILSMLSMAGIYGLLGSPFMGVVQIMVYAGAIVMLLTFVIMVLNAGKDNNTPRFDKVSLFVVPAVVVLCGLVGFVLVRAPLAFDATTIRGSVKFTSETLFNMAQNGPGYFVLFEVLGLLLLSSMAAAVLMAKKRLGSEVSEKEGK, encoded by the coding sequence ATGCTCGCCCTGATTTATTTCATCGTTCTGGCAGTGATCGCAGTTGGCTCCGCTATCTGCGTGCTCCTCGCCAAGCACCCCCTCTATGGTGCTCTTTCCCTCATCCTGTCCATGCTTTCCATGGCTGGCATCTACGGCCTTCTGGGCAGCCCCTTCATGGGTGTAGTCCAGATCATGGTCTATGCCGGTGCTATCGTCATGCTCCTGACCTTCGTGATCATGGTGCTGAACGCTGGCAAGGATAACAACACCCCGCGCTTCGACAAGGTTTCCCTCTTTGTGGTTCCCGCAGTTGTTGTTCTTTGTGGCCTAGTTGGTTTCGTCCTGGTTCGTGCACCTCTCGCTTTCGACGCAACGACTATCCGTGGCAGCGTGAAGTTCACTTCCGAAACCTTGTTCAACATGGCTCAGAACGGCCCCGGTTACTTCGTCCTGTTCGAAGTTCTCGGTCTGTTGCTTCTGTCTTCTATGGCTGCTGCAGTTCTCATGGCTAAGAAGCGCCTGGGTTCTGAAGTGTCTGAAAAGGAGGGTAAATAA
- a CDS encoding NuoM family protein, producing MLLHLLVLAPFVAAILMVATSKEDPKSSSRMAFLFGIAFVVMSVALLVSGNQATDPVEWFKLPGAKGPVYYFLYNGSFGGWMVLLSTALSLVALITARNTTCKNYRNFAIGIFALMGSMNGTFLAGDAVLFFFFFEAMVIPAAILIAGFGGKEKAKAAMTFAIYTLVGSAPMMVALWYMLTIADNALPISLASAFHTMDPALQMTIVVSFLLAFLVKTPIFPFHGWQAISYAEAPAPLSAILTGAMSKAGVFGMLYWVILLFPERTMDIANPMMVLGLVTAVYGALMALRAKDAKKLLAFSSMGHLGLAVAGLFTITDTMFPAVLILLVAHGLSAGAQFFLMGIAERYTGTRELDKMGALATKTPVFGTLFGFVAVMALAVPGTAGFIGEFNVLVSLWLIGPVPAIVAGLCIILSAAYMLRFVQKVIFGKAQSEYVEGPRMTALEGSSIGILAVLLLVFGIHPSFVTSNSYNLLSEETIEKMKAPAEVVKEEAPAAETAKVEAVAEEAAPEEGVEDVAQPMTEDDFKQLDENLKANGFSDEERASLIAQLKEMNAAEGGNN from the coding sequence ATGCTTCTCCATCTCCTCGTCTTGGCCCCGTTTGTTGCAGCTATCCTCATGGTTGCAACTTCCAAGGAAGATCCTAAGTCTTCCTCTCGCATGGCCTTCCTCTTCGGCATCGCTTTCGTAGTGATGTCTGTTGCTCTGCTCGTCTCTGGCAACCAGGCTACGGATCCCGTAGAATGGTTCAAGCTCCCTGGCGCAAAGGGCCCTGTCTACTACTTCCTCTATAACGGCAGCTTCGGTGGCTGGATGGTGCTCCTCTCCACGGCACTCTCCCTGGTCGCCTTGATTACTGCCCGCAACACTACCTGCAAGAACTACCGCAACTTCGCCATCGGCATCTTCGCCTTGATGGGCTCCATGAACGGTACCTTCCTTGCCGGTGATGCTGTTCTCTTCTTCTTCTTCTTCGAAGCAATGGTGATTCCCGCTGCAATCCTCATCGCAGGTTTCGGCGGTAAGGAAAAGGCCAAGGCTGCAATGACATTTGCCATCTACACTCTCGTAGGTTCCGCTCCTATGATGGTGGCCCTGTGGTACATGCTCACTATCGCAGACAACGCACTGCCCATTTCTCTGGCAAGCGCCTTCCATACCATGGATCCCGCTCTCCAGATGACTATCGTGGTCAGCTTCCTCCTTGCTTTCCTGGTGAAGACCCCGATTTTCCCGTTCCACGGCTGGCAGGCAATTTCCTATGCTGAAGCTCCGGCTCCTCTCTCTGCAATCCTTACCGGTGCAATGAGTAAGGCTGGCGTATTCGGCATGCTTTACTGGGTAATCCTGCTCTTCCCGGAACGCACCATGGATATCGCAAATCCCATGATGGTTCTCGGTCTCGTGACTGCTGTCTATGGCGCTCTCATGGCTCTCCGCGCAAAGGATGCCAAGAAGCTCCTGGCCTTCAGCTCCATGGGTCATCTCGGCCTTGCTGTTGCTGGCCTCTTTACCATTACCGATACCATGTTCCCCGCAGTGCTGATCCTCCTGGTTGCTCACGGTCTTTCCGCTGGCGCCCAGTTCTTCCTGATGGGTATTGCAGAACGTTACACCGGTACTCGCGAACTGGACAAGATGGGCGCTCTTGCAACCAAGACTCCCGTGTTCGGCACCCTGTTCGGCTTTGTGGCTGTCATGGCCCTGGCTGTTCCTGGTACCGCAGGCTTTATCGGTGAATTCAACGTTCTCGTTTCCCTGTGGCTCATCGGCCCTGTTCCTGCAATCGTCGCAGGTCTCTGCATCATCCTTTCCGCTGCTTACATGCTCCGCTTTGTCCAGAAGGTGATCTTCGGCAAGGCTCAGAGCGAATATGTCGAAGGTCCTCGCATGACCGCCCTGGAAGGTTCTTCCATCGGCATCCTGGCTGTCCTTCTCCTGGTCTTTGGTATCCACCCGTCCTTCGTGACCTCCAACTCCTATAACCTCCTCTCCGAAGAAACCATCGAAAAGATGAAGGCTCCCGCAGAAGTGGTGAAGGAAGAAGCTCCTGCAGCAGAAACCGCCAAGGTTGAAGCTGTTGCTGAAGAAGCCGCACCGGAAGAAGGTGTGGAAGACGTGGCTCAGCCCATGACCGAAGATGACTTCAAGCAGCTGGACGAAAACCTGAAGGCAAACGGCTTCAGCGATGAGGAACGCGCTTCCCTGATCGCTCAGCTGAAAGAAATGAATGCTGCTGAAGGAGGTAACAACTAA
- the nuoL gene encoding NADH-quinone oxidoreductase subunit L, which yields MTNLPLWFIPLFPLIGTILLGIIAVASSGSKKGPSEGLVGALAVLFPALAFASVVVLSLNMPEEGIRSVLCNWIDLSFLNVNFGFLFDNLSRIMLLFVTGIGSLIALYSIGYMHGDRGFARFFSYINLFLFSMIVLVLSDNLMLTFFGWEGVGLCSYLLIGFWNHDKDNCKAANKAFIVNRVGDIGFLMGMLILIFLGLNVAQSNSILQYDSLLSFLKAAIAGGQIAIIMPALTAAGICFFVGCTGKSAQIPLLTWLPDAMAGPTPVSALIHAATMVTSGVYLLARLSTMFAALPVVLDIITIVGALTAFWAAVSGLFQNDIKKVLAYSTISQLGYMFMAAGVAAFDASIFHVFTHAFFKAALFLGAGAVIHALAGEQDMRKMGGLAKKVPVTAGVMLLAFAAIIGIPGFAGFWSKDLILEKLYMSGPMGPAFYAVGLLTAVITAVYMTRLIIMTFFGEYRGSKESEAHIHEAPACMLIPMVILAAGAVGTGYLWAESLGLNTFEHALAPVVGEAQNAVAHSAAHVNPMMFAALGTLAALVGIVIAYFAFKKVPTATKSTRPEGGKATWTFLFDIIHGWFIGLTNVIAWIVDNCVDKLVQFAQWLVANITLILGDGAASFQVRKVRLQLALSIAGVAALVLVVLLTGGLI from the coding sequence ATGACAAATTTACCGCTTTGGTTCATTCCGCTTTTCCCGCTGATCGGCACGATCCTGCTCGGCATCATTGCCGTAGCATCTTCCGGCAGCAAGAAGGGCCCTTCTGAAGGTCTGGTGGGCGCACTGGCTGTGCTGTTCCCCGCACTGGCTTTCGCAAGTGTTGTGGTCCTCTCTCTGAATATGCCCGAAGAAGGCATCCGCAGCGTGTTGTGCAACTGGATCGATCTCTCGTTCCTCAACGTGAATTTCGGCTTCCTGTTTGACAACCTGTCCCGCATTATGTTGCTGTTCGTAACCGGCATCGGTTCTCTGATCGCCCTTTACTCCATCGGCTACATGCACGGTGACCGCGGTTTTGCCCGCTTCTTCTCCTATATCAACCTGTTCCTCTTCAGCATGATCGTGTTGGTCCTTTCCGACAACCTCATGCTTACCTTCTTCGGTTGGGAAGGCGTAGGACTCTGCTCCTACCTGCTGATCGGTTTCTGGAACCACGACAAGGACAACTGCAAGGCTGCTAACAAGGCTTTCATCGTGAACCGCGTTGGTGATATCGGCTTCCTCATGGGTATGCTGATCCTCATCTTCCTGGGCCTGAACGTTGCTCAGTCCAATTCCATCCTTCAGTATGACTCCCTGCTGAGCTTCCTCAAGGCTGCAATTGCCGGTGGTCAGATTGCTATCATCATGCCGGCTCTCACCGCTGCCGGTATCTGCTTCTTCGTCGGCTGCACCGGTAAGTCCGCTCAGATTCCTCTTCTCACTTGGTTGCCCGATGCAATGGCTGGTCCGACCCCGGTTTCCGCCTTGATCCATGCTGCAACCATGGTGACTTCTGGCGTCTACCTGCTTGCTCGTCTTTCTACCATGTTCGCCGCTCTGCCGGTGGTCCTGGACATCATCACTATCGTTGGTGCCCTGACTGCTTTCTGGGCTGCAGTTTCTGGCCTTTTCCAGAACGACATCAAGAAGGTGCTTGCATACTCTACCATCTCTCAGCTGGGCTACATGTTCATGGCTGCAGGTGTGGCTGCTTTCGATGCTTCCATCTTCCACGTCTTCACCCACGCCTTCTTCAAGGCCGCTCTGTTCCTCGGTGCCGGTGCTGTGATTCACGCTCTGGCTGGTGAACAGGATATGCGCAAGATGGGTGGCCTGGCCAAGAAGGTGCCCGTTACCGCCGGCGTCATGCTGCTTGCTTTCGCTGCCATTATCGGTATCCCGGGCTTTGCAGGTTTCTGGTCCAAGGACCTCATTCTTGAAAAGCTGTACATGAGCGGTCCTATGGGTCCTGCATTCTATGCAGTTGGCCTCCTCACCGCAGTGATTACCGCTGTCTATATGACTCGCTTGATTATCATGACCTTCTTCGGTGAATACCGTGGTTCCAAGGAAAGCGAAGCTCATATTCACGAAGCTCCGGCTTGCATGCTGATTCCGATGGTGATCCTCGCTGCTGGCGCAGTTGGTACTGGTTACCTCTGGGCTGAATCCCTGGGTCTCAACACTTTCGAACATGCTCTCGCACCGGTTGTGGGTGAAGCACAGAACGCCGTGGCTCATTCCGCCGCTCACGTGAACCCCATGATGTTTGCCGCTCTCGGTACTCTCGCCGCTCTGGTGGGTATCGTCATTGCTTACTTCGCATTCAAGAAGGTTCCCACTGCTACCAAGAGCACTCGCCCCGAAGGTGGCAAGGCAACTTGGACCTTCCTCTTCGACATTATTCACGGCTGGTTCATTGGCCTTACCAATGTGATCGCCTGGATTGTCGACAACTGCGTGGATAAGCTGGTGCAGTTCGCACAGTGGCTGGTTGCCAACATTACCCTGATCCTGGGTGATGGTGCCGCATCCTTCCAGGTACGCAAGGTCCGTCTGCAGCTTGCTCTTAGCATCGCTGGCGTGGCAGCCCTTGTACTTGTTGTTCTTCTGACTGGAGGTTTGATCTAA
- a CDS encoding complex I subunit 1 family protein, translating into MDIIESKSWVEWLITIAKFAFCFVPVLYILLLIPMERRGAGFMQDRQGPNRSYIKFPIFGRVRLFGYVQNMCDGTKLFFKEMFAPKGSSKFLYYLGPAIPFAIVFLSPCVIPWFGPMAFEWGGKAVKISGSILDSDVGILLLFGLSSLSAYGAVLSGWASKSKYSYLGSLRTSAMTVSYEVCQGLSMMGLLVLAGSFNLTDIVSWQEHHVWGIVAQPVAFFCFLIATIAETGRAPFDVAEGEPELVAGYHTEYGAMQFGMFYMGEYAHICIASFLVATLFLGGYSVPFVTTETMQAHMGGSLTVLCGILAFLALAFLHMVHRYSKKLALSKQSNKMVILQEYKLYNLVGGIAAVVFIAAAICAWMFYTPEVAYTASGANTLATALGTAVIHLLVLVIKSVMFCWVWIWVRWTLPRFRYDHVMHLGWKIILNIAILNLIVTAVIAKLVGGSN; encoded by the coding sequence ATGGATATTATCGAATCCAAATCCTGGGTTGAATGGCTGATCACGATCGCAAAGTTCGCCTTCTGCTTCGTGCCGGTCCTTTACATCCTTCTCTTGATTCCTATGGAACGCCGTGGCGCCGGCTTTATGCAGGACCGTCAGGGACCGAACCGTTCCTACATCAAGTTCCCCATCTTCGGTAGGGTCCGCCTGTTCGGCTATGTCCAGAACATGTGCGACGGTACCAAGCTGTTCTTCAAGGAAATGTTTGCCCCCAAGGGTTCTAGCAAGTTCCTCTACTATCTGGGACCTGCTATTCCCTTTGCAATCGTGTTCCTTTCTCCCTGCGTCATTCCCTGGTTTGGCCCCATGGCCTTCGAATGGGGTGGCAAGGCTGTAAAGATCAGCGGTTCTATCCTTGATTCCGACGTGGGTATCCTGCTGCTCTTTGGTCTGTCCTCCCTGTCTGCCTACGGTGCAGTTCTTTCTGGTTGGGCATCCAAGTCCAAGTACAGCTACCTGGGTTCTCTTCGTACTTCTGCAATGACCGTCAGTTACGAAGTCTGCCAGGGCCTTTCCATGATGGGCCTCCTGGTTCTCGCAGGTTCTTTCAACCTGACCGACATCGTCAGCTGGCAGGAACACCATGTGTGGGGCATTGTGGCCCAGCCTGTGGCATTCTTCTGCTTCCTCATTGCAACTATCGCAGAAACTGGCCGTGCTCCCTTCGACGTTGCCGAAGGTGAACCGGAACTGGTTGCTGGTTACCACACCGAATACGGTGCAATGCAGTTCGGTATGTTCTATATGGGCGAATACGCTCATATCTGCATCGCTTCCTTCCTGGTGGCAACCCTCTTCCTTGGCGGTTACTCTGTTCCGTTCGTGACTACCGAAACCATGCAGGCTCACATGGGCGGCTCTCTGACCGTTCTCTGTGGCATTCTCGCTTTCCTGGCCCTTGCATTCCTCCACATGGTCCATCGCTACTCCAAGAAGCTGGCTCTCTCCAAGCAGTCCAACAAGATGGTCATTCTCCAGGAATACAAGCTGTACAACCTGGTGGGCGGTATCGCTGCAGTCGTGTTCATCGCTGCAGCAATCTGCGCATGGATGTTCTATACTCCGGAAGTCGCTTACACTGCAAGTGGCGCAAACACCCTGGCAACCGCTCTCGGTACTGCTGTGATCCACCTGCTGGTCCTCGTGATCAAGAGCGTGATGTTCTGCTGGGTTTGGATCTGGGTTCGCTGGACTCTGCCCCGCTTCCGCTATGACCACGTCATGCACCTGGGCTGGAAGATCATTCTTAACATCGCTATCCTGAACCTCATTGTGACTGCAGTTATTGCAAAGCTTGTGGGAGGTAGTAACTAA
- a CDS encoding NADH-quinone oxidoreductase subunit I codes for MARIIKQKPMNWVERLYIFEAMRGLWTTLKHAARGFFRYEQLPTISYPEGQPEILPTYRAKHRLMLRPDGTPRCVACGMCAAACPAHCIFIEATQSDDPRIEKRVMRFDIDHLVCVFCGLCAEACPVDALRMDTKEIVFEHRTREEFVAHMADLINWDPKDYPDDAQSQMAPGGTKNAEARKVWGMEVK; via the coding sequence ATGGCTCGTATTATCAAACAGAAGCCCATGAACTGGGTGGAACGCCTCTACATTTTCGAGGCTATGCGTGGTCTGTGGACCACCCTCAAGCACGCTGCCCGCGGTTTCTTCCGCTATGAACAGCTGCCCACCATTTCCTATCCTGAAGGTCAGCCGGAAATCCTCCCGACCTACCGTGCAAAGCATCGTTTGATGCTGCGCCCCGATGGCACCCCTCGTTGCGTCGCCTGCGGTATGTGCGCTGCTGCTTGCCCTGCTCACTGTATCTTCATCGAAGCAACTCAGTCCGATGATCCCCGTATCGAAAAGCGCGTCATGCGTTTCGACATCGACCATCTGGTCTGCGTGTTCTGCGGCCTTTGCGCAGAAGCCTGCCCGGTAGATGCTCTCCGCATGGATACCAAGGAAATCGTATTTGAACACCGTACCCGTGAAGAATTCGTGGCCCACATGGCTGATCTCATCAACTGGGATCCCAAGGATTACCCCGATGACGCACAGAGCCAGATGGCTCCGGGCGGTACCAAGAACGCCGAGGCCCGCAAGGTCTGGGGCATGGAGGTTAAATAA
- a CDS encoding 2Fe-2S iron-sulfur cluster-binding protein translates to MPKLPTENSPKVEIFVDDKAVMVPGDTNLLEALKAVGIETPHVCYHPYLPVSGNCRQCLVEQEGPRGRMLVIACYTPVAPGMKIYTPASSARVKNARKATQEFMLVNHPLDCPICDKAGECTLQENYMEAGQNEGRMRPEYGKNYHGNPAHQFIDSKGQVRGGKHVDIGPRILLDEERCVQCDRCVRFMRTIAKDEQLQLAGRADHTYITTFPGEKLDHEYDLCVTDVCPTGAMTAKYFRFQKRVWLLSHTPTISMDDSLGANIWLDHADGKIYRMMPRCNPEVNRSWLSNTSRLAFQTFNQNRLPAIGGMSVMKDAIKNGKVALVAGGECTIEDLAAFRMLKESLGDRAEIFAGTLKIKSEPDGIAKSGDPMANRAGFKLLGLPDDNLWDLAQRVSEFSVLVCVNNNIVGEGNKSMDVIEKIPTRIVLSAFNDETASKATLAFGIKHWSEVQGTMVNSLNILQKLNAAPTCPDAELKPAYEVLSELAGNTFTCAYDAFKKAAEYAPALAGLAYDCIKSTGLHLEGGNA, encoded by the coding sequence ATGCCGAAACTCCCGACCGAAAACAGCCCGAAGGTGGAAATCTTCGTGGATGACAAGGCCGTGATGGTTCCTGGCGACACAAACCTCCTCGAAGCCCTCAAGGCTGTCGGGATTGAAACTCCTCACGTCTGTTACCATCCGTATCTTCCGGTTTCCGGTAACTGCCGTCAGTGCCTCGTTGAACAGGAAGGCCCCCGCGGTCGTATGCTGGTCATTGCCTGCTACACTCCTGTTGCCCCGGGCATGAAGATCTACACTCCTGCATCCTCTGCTCGCGTAAAGAACGCTCGCAAGGCTACCCAGGAATTCATGCTGGTGAACCACCCGCTGGACTGCCCCATTTGCGACAAGGCCGGCGAATGCACCCTGCAGGAAAACTACATGGAAGCTGGCCAGAACGAAGGCCGCATGCGTCCGGAATATGGTAAGAACTACCACGGTAATCCGGCTCACCAGTTCATTGACAGTAAGGGTCAGGTCCGCGGTGGTAAGCATGTGGATATCGGCCCCCGCATTCTTCTCGACGAAGAACGTTGCGTCCAGTGTGACCGTTGCGTACGTTTCATGCGCACCATCGCCAAGGATGAACAGCTGCAGCTGGCTGGCCGTGCTGACCATACTTACATCACTACATTCCCTGGCGAAAAGCTGGATCACGAATATGACCTTTGCGTTACCGATGTGTGCCCCACTGGCGCAATGACTGCAAAGTACTTCCGTTTCCAGAAGCGTGTATGGCTCCTGAGCCACACTCCCACCATCTCCATGGATGACTCCCTGGGTGCAAACATCTGGCTGGATCACGCTGATGGCAAGATCTACCGTATGATGCCTCGCTGCAACCCGGAAGTGAACCGTAGCTGGCTCTCTAACACCAGCCGTCTCGCTTTCCAGACTTTCAATCAGAATCGTCTGCCGGCTATCGGCGGCATGAGCGTCATGAAGGACGCCATCAAGAATGGTAAGGTTGCCCTGGTTGCTGGTGGCGAATGCACCATCGAAGACCTGGCTGCATTCCGTATGCTGAAGGAATCCCTGGGCGACCGCGCAGAAATCTTCGCAGGTACCCTCAAGATCAAGTCTGAACCTGATGGCATTGCCAAGAGCGGTGACCCCATGGCTAACCGCGCAGGCTTCAAGCTCCTGGGTCTCCCGGATGACAATCTGTGGGATCTCGCTCAGCGCGTTTCTGAATTCTCCGTGCTGGTCTGCGTGAACAACAACATCGTTGGCGAAGGCAACAAGTCCATGGACGTCATCGAAAAGATTCCGACCCGCATTGTTCTTTCCGCTTTCAACGACGAAACTGCAAGCAAGGCAACTCTCGCTTTCGGTATCAAGCATTGGAGCGAAGTGCAGGGCACTATGGTGAACTCCCTCAACATTCTCCAGAAGTTGAACGCTGCTCCCACCTGCCCCGATGCAGAACTGAAGCCCGCCTACGAAGTTCTCTCTGAACTTGCTGGTAACACCTTCACCTGTGCCTATGACGCTTTCAAGAAGGCTGCCGAATACGCTCCGGCTCTCGCAGGCCTTGCATACGATTGCATCAAGAGCACTGGCCTTCATCTTGAAGGAGGTAACGCATAA
- the nuoF gene encoding NADH-quinone oxidoreductase subunit NuoF codes for MAECVKVCTENFGKGAQDIEVYKKLGGYENISERLFNMSQFELIDYVQRSNLRGRGGAGFPTGMKWSFVPRGTGKPVYIVVNADEGEGGTFKDHFLMLEDPHRLIEGLIIAAWALGSRAAYIYCRGEFLPCIESLNKALNQAYAAGYLGENICGTKFCFDIFVHRGAGAYICGEETALINSLEGQKGQPRLKPPFPAVSGAWKSPTCVNNVETIMALPWILKHDPSEYAKMGTPRAGGTKVFCISGDVKNPGVYEAPLGTPMMTMINEYAGGVVGGKLKAVLPGGSSCAPLTAEEAAVATMDYECLASMKTMFGSGAMIVINDTHNMVDLLNVLGNFYSHESCGQCTPCREGTGLLHRILNQIVAGNGHDGDVELMQSLCGGFGGVTICPLSISLGGPVGAYSAKFRADFDEYIAKNPDHAKPRVQETYRPGIFW; via the coding sequence ATGGCAGAATGCGTAAAAGTTTGTACTGAAAACTTCGGCAAGGGCGCCCAGGACATTGAAGTCTACAAGAAGCTGGGCGGCTACGAAAATATTTCCGAACGTCTGTTCAACATGAGCCAGTTCGAGCTCATCGACTACGTCCAGCGCTCCAATCTGCGTGGCCGTGGCGGTGCAGGCTTCCCCACTGGTATGAAGTGGAGCTTCGTTCCCCGCGGTACCGGCAAGCCGGTTTACATCGTGGTGAACGCTGACGAAGGCGAAGGCGGTACCTTCAAGGATCACTTCCTCATGCTGGAAGATCCTCATCGCTTGATCGAAGGTCTTATCATCGCCGCTTGGGCTCTGGGTTCCCGCGCAGCTTACATCTACTGCCGTGGCGAATTCCTGCCCTGCATCGAAAGCCTCAACAAGGCTCTGAACCAGGCTTATGCCGCCGGCTACCTTGGCGAAAATATCTGCGGAACCAAGTTCTGCTTCGATATCTTCGTACACCGTGGCGCTGGCGCCTACATTTGCGGTGAAGAAACCGCACTCATTAACTCTCTCGAAGGCCAGAAGGGTCAGCCCCGCCTGAAGCCGCCTTTCCCGGCTGTTAGCGGTGCCTGGAAGAGCCCCACCTGCGTGAACAACGTGGAAACCATTATGGCTCTCCCCTGGATCCTCAAGCACGATCCTAGCGAATACGCCAAGATGGGTACTCCCCGTGCAGGCGGTACCAAGGTGTTCTGCATTTCTGGTGACGTAAAGAACCCGGGCGTTTACGAAGCTCCTCTCGGAACTCCCATGATGACCATGATCAACGAATACGCCGGTGGCGTGGTGGGCGGCAAGCTGAAGGCTGTGCTGCCGGGCGGTTCCTCTTGTGCTCCGCTGACTGCCGAAGAAGCTGCAGTTGCCACCATGGACTACGAATGTTTGGCCTCCATGAAGACTATGTTCGGTTCCGGTGCTATGATCGTCATCAACGACACCCACAACATGGTGGATTTGTTGAACGTTCTGGGTAACTTCTACAGCCACGAATCTTGCGGCCAGTGCACTCCTTGCCGCGAAGGTACCGGTCTTTTGCACCGCATTTTGAACCAGATCGTTGCTGGCAACGGTCATGACGGCGATGTGGAACTGATGCAGAGCCTCTGTGGTGGTTTCGGTGGTGTTACCATTTGCCCGCTGTCCATTTCCTTGGGTGGCCCGGTTGGTGCTTACAGTGCCAAGTTCCGTGCTGACTTTGACGAATACATCGCAAAGAATCCGGATCACGCAAAGCCCCGTGTACAAGAAACTTATCGTCCTGGAATCTTCTGGTAA
- a CDS encoding NADH-quinone oxidoreductase subunit N, giving the protein MNTIMILLPVILVAVGALISLATEPFLKDENKHKVLPWIASAFVLLAIGSYALVSTDTAFGLYAMDPVRRLLGIAVLFCGFLGIAGVQWTLGHEKFKGGEAYALLMLATCGAALMTQAVDYLALFLGMELASFPIYALVAIRRKDVNANEGAFKYFVSGSIFSALFLYGVVLVYGATGSTHFGAKILEGRESLFAIGSFLTVIGLLFKAGAAPVHFWVADVYTGASVAVTGFMAAVVKVGALAALASVWLGTLAAKTGVAVWNLSEPATFGAQPKALYYVVVIVSLLSMVYGAFGGLAQKSIRRILAYSAVMNAGFIVIGLLLPAFVEQGTVQMSSMFYFLLTYAIGSAGALTGVAYLAGRDDRNETLDDLRGRGRKRPFVALGTAVCLASLAGLPPAAGFLAKFSLFSEAMAGGLGWLAAVAFALSLVAAVYYLRVAFVLFAPAKCECEIKCCCAQSAPFSYLLKFGVAVAALVLLALGVMPSVAL; this is encoded by the coding sequence ATGAATACCATTATGATTCTTCTGCCGGTTATCCTGGTCGCCGTTGGCGCCCTCATCTCCTTGGCAACTGAACCGTTCCTCAAGGACGAAAACAAGCATAAGGTTCTTCCCTGGATCGCTTCCGCTTTCGTTCTCCTGGCCATCGGTTCCTACGCCCTGGTTTCTACCGATACCGCTTTTGGTCTGTACGCCATGGATCCGGTTCGCCGCCTCCTGGGCATTGCGGTCCTCTTCTGCGGTTTCCTCGGCATTGCTGGTGTCCAGTGGACCCTCGGTCATGAAAAGTTCAAGGGTGGCGAAGCTTACGCCCTCCTGATGCTCGCTACCTGTGGCGCAGCCCTCATGACCCAGGCTGTGGATTACCTGGCCCTGTTCCTCGGTATGGAACTGGCTAGCTTCCCGATTTACGCCCTGGTTGCAATCCGCCGCAAGGATGTGAACGCAAACGAAGGTGCTTTCAAGTACTTCGTTTCCGGCTCCATCTTCAGCGCCCTCTTCCTCTACGGTGTGGTCCTGGTCTACGGTGCAACAGGTTCTACCCACTTCGGCGCAAAGATCCTGGAAGGTCGCGAATCCCTGTTCGCAATCGGTTCCTTCCTCACCGTGATTGGCCTGCTCTTCAAGGCTGGTGCTGCTCCTGTCCACTTCTGGGTGGCTGACGTCTACACCGGTGCTTCCGTTGCAGTGACCGGCTTCATGGCTGCCGTCGTTAAGGTCGGCGCTCTTGCCGCTCTCGCTTCCGTCTGGCTCGGCACTCTCGCCGCAAAGACTGGCGTGGCTGTCTGGAATCTTTCCGAACCCGCAACCTTTGGCGCTCAGCCCAAGGCTCTGTACTACGTGGTTGTCATCGTCTCCCTGCTTTCCATGGTCTACGGTGCATTTGGTGGTCTCGCTCAGAAGTCCATCCGCCGCATCCTGGCTTACTCTGCAGTGATGAACGCTGGCTTCATCGTGATCGGCCTCCTGCTCCCCGCATTCGTGGAACAGGGCACCGTCCAGATGAGCTCCATGTTCTACTTCCTGCTGACCTATGCAATCGGTTCCGCTGGCGCTCTCACTGGTGTTGCCTACCTGGCAGGCCGTGACGACCGCAACGAAACCCTGGACGACCTCCGCGGCCGCGGTCGCAAGCGTCCCTTCGTTGCCCTGGGTACTGCAGTTTGCCTGGCAAGCCTTGCCGGCCTTCCGCCTGCAGCAGGTTTCCTGGCCAAGTTCAGCCTGTTCTCCGAAGCAATGGCTGGTGGCCTCGGCTGGCTCGCCGCTGTAGCATTCGCTCTGTCCCTGGTGGCAGCCGTCTACTACCTGCGCGTGGCCTTCGTCCTCTTTGCCCCGGCAAAGTGTGAATGCGAAATCAAGTGCTGCTGCGCCCAGAGCGCACCCTTCAGCTATCTGCTGAAGTTCGGCGTTGCTGTTGCAGCCCTCGTGCTCCTGGCCCTGGGCGTCATGCCCAGCGTAGCACTGTAA